In one Lolium rigidum isolate FL_2022 chromosome 3, APGP_CSIRO_Lrig_0.1, whole genome shotgun sequence genomic region, the following are encoded:
- the LOC124703671 gene encoding adenylylsulfatase HINT3-like has product MSPPRRLAVLHSHLRPEGPAPPAGRGENELTEGQEAVVSTSPCAVAGDDSRGAAAGPVGDGELETCVFCRIIRDEAPAFKVYEDDVCLCILDSHPLAPGHSLIIPKCHFSSLEATPPTVVAAMCSKVPFLSNAIMKATQCDSFNLVVNNGAAAGQVIFHTHCHIIPRKSGDELWPTESFRRSSIEPNETSNLISCIKEQLDSSLKTVKTEAAMQS; this is encoded by the exons ATGTCCCCGCCGAGGCGCCTCGCCGTGCTCCACTCCCACCTCCGGCCCGAGGGCCCGGCGCCTCCCGCCGGCAGAGGCGAGAATGAGCTGACGGAAGGGCAGGAAGCAGTGGTATCTACCTCTCCGTgcgccgtcgccggcgacgacagcCGCGGCGCGGCGGCCGGTCCGGTGGGGGATGGGGAGCTGGAGACCTGCGTATTCTGCCGGATCATACGCGACGAGGCGCCAGCTTTCAAG GTCTACGAAGACGATGTCTGCCTCTGCATATTGGATTCTCATCCATTGGCTCCTGG GCATtccttgataattccaaaatgccATTTTTCATCACTCGAGGCCACCCCACCTACT GTTGTAGCAGCCATGTGTTCCAAAGTACCTTTTCTTAGCAATGCGATTATGAAGGCTACTCAGTGTG ATTCATTCAACTTGGTGGTCAATAATGGAGCAGCTGCGGGACAAGTTATTTTCCAT ACCCATTGCCACATAATTCCTCGTAAATCGGGTGACGAGTTGTGGCCTACAGAG AGCTTTAGAAGGAGCTCCATTGAGCCAAATGAAACCTCAAATCTTATTAGCTGCATCAAGGAACAGCTTGATTCTTCTCTGAAGACTGTAAAAACTGAAGCGGCGATGCAGAGCTGA